Proteins encoded together in one Desulfosporosinus meridiei DSM 13257 window:
- a CDS encoding sigma-70 family RNA polymerase sigma factor has protein sequence MDNLNFIANIKKKNKRALEFVVDHYSNLVCKVIRSVLPANNCEAMIEECMNDVFWLVWCNIDSFDETKGDFKSWIAAISKYKAIDCRRKLNKQSQWVSFSDGNMYEKISTEEIVVTKENRKELVKAINDLKDEDREIFIRRYFLGEGIENIARAFSVDRNVVDKRLSRGRQYLKEKLVFLKGEML, from the coding sequence ATGGATAACCTGAATTTTATTGCAAATATAAAAAAGAAGAATAAAAGAGCCCTGGAATTTGTTGTAGACCATTACAGCAACTTGGTTTGCAAAGTGATCCGAAGCGTGCTTCCTGCAAATAACTGTGAAGCAATGATTGAAGAGTGCATGAACGATGTCTTTTGGCTAGTGTGGTGCAACATCGATAGTTTTGATGAAACAAAAGGTGATTTTAAATCCTGGATCGCAGCTATATCAAAGTATAAGGCAATTGATTGCAGGAGAAAGCTGAACAAACAAAGTCAATGGGTAAGTTTCAGCGATGGAAATATGTATGAAAAGATCTCAACTGAAGAAATCGTTGTTACAAAGGAAAATAGAAAAGAACTTGTGAAGGCAATCAATGATCTGAAGGATGAAGATCGAGAAATTTTTATCCGGCGCTATTTTCTGGGTGAAGGAATTGAGAATATAGCGAGGGCTTTTTCAGTGGACAGGAATGTCGTGGATAAACGGCTTTCAAGGGGTCGTCAGTATTTAAAGGAAAAGCTGGTCTTTTTGAAAGGAGAAATGCTCTAA